A window from Oscillatoria sp. FACHB-1406 encodes these proteins:
- a CDS encoding AbrB/MazE/SpoVT family DNA-binding domain-containing protein — MLQTIKLRRIGNSVGVTFPKEWLERLNLTEGDTLFVTETERGLELSPYDPDFERAMAIYRQGSQKFRHALKELAR, encoded by the coding sequence ATGCTTCAAACAATAAAACTGCGACGGATTGGGAACTCAGTGGGCGTAACCTTCCCCAAAGAATGGTTAGAGCGGCTGAACCTTACTGAAGGGGACACTCTCTTTGTCACGGAAACCGAACGAGGACTCGAACTCAGTCCTTACGATCCCGACTTTGAGCGGGCGATGGCAATTTACCGACAAGGAAGCCAAAAGTTCCGCCACGCCCTCAAGGAATTAGCTCGGTGA
- a CDS encoding type II toxin-antitoxin system death-on-curing family toxin, whose amino-acid sequence MNQPTWLTEPIVLAIHEALISQYGGLSGLRDSGMLSASLARPRHRFAYEPEVSLPALAAAYGFALCNNHPFIDGNKRTAFMAMYVFLGLNGYGLTVPEPEVVLMMEGLASAEIDEKALAAWLTQSIP is encoded by the coding sequence GTGAATCAACCGACATGGCTGACAGAACCCATAGTTCTGGCAATTCACGAGGCTTTAATCTCCCAATACGGTGGTTTATCGGGACTAAGGGATAGTGGGATGCTGAGTGCGAGTTTGGCTCGCCCCCGCCATCGCTTTGCCTACGAGCCAGAGGTTTCTTTACCCGCTTTAGCCGCCGCCTACGGTTTCGCCCTATGTAATAACCATCCTTTCATTGATGGCAATAAACGCACGGCTTTCATGGCAATGTACGTTTTCTTAGGGTTGAATGGCTATGGCTTGACGGTTCCAGAACCGGAGGTTGTTCTGATGATGGAAGGATTGGCATCGGCAGAGATTGATGAAAAGGCTCTGGCTGCGTGGTTGACTCAATCAATCCCATAG
- a CDS encoding nucleoside-diphosphate sugar epimerase/dehydratase — translation MVKRFPFPSTYRFAQFALDAFTAGFAFYLAFPIRFEGSVVPPHDTIAIVLPLLAIPGRLLTNAAFGLYQQVWRLFGFKDFIRLFNAVTFFSLFTLVLTRLLLPRWWLNFVGVPLGVSVIDWCFCLMGMVALRYARRRSAQQPLWRRRQRNEPQKRVLLIGAGQAGSLVAQEVRQNPSLNFKVVGFLDDDRTKVGRTVEGIKVLGTTSQLVAIAQYHQVKEVLIAMPSARAEQIRHIVALARGTSLDLKIIPSHGELLRDRSLAPQAREIQIQDILGRAEIHLDFAEQFDTLFSSAQEQVAGRTILVTGAGGTIGSEICRQIARLAPQRLLLLGRGENSIFHVERSLKRQFPTVEMTPLIADIRHRDRIEWILKTWQPDIIFHAAAHKHVPLMQHNPTEALENNSLASAQLAALAQRYGVKSFVMISTDKAVDPRNFMGASKRLAELLVKAQAHQSNTRFLVVRFGNVLGSRGSVVPIFQEQIARGGPVTVTDREMTRYFMTAPEASQLVIQSLAVGKSGQTLILDMGQPVRIYDLAEQAIELAGFVPHVDIPIEIIGLRPGEKLHESLVCKVETVEITPHPKIVAVVGGIPDFQAAEQAILMLQNATQNVNDSEELWAIAQQCQTALESSNCLTRISTREQRIS, via the coding sequence ATGGTCAAACGATTTCCCTTCCCTTCCACCTACCGTTTCGCACAATTTGCACTTGATGCCTTCACTGCTGGGTTTGCGTTCTACCTCGCCTTTCCGATACGGTTCGAGGGCAGCGTCGTCCCCCCCCACGACACCATCGCCATCGTCCTCCCCCTCCTCGCCATTCCCGGACGACTGCTAACTAATGCTGCCTTTGGTTTATACCAACAAGTCTGGCGTTTATTTGGCTTCAAGGACTTCATTCGCCTATTCAACGCCGTTACCTTCTTCTCTCTTTTCACCCTCGTCCTCACTCGCCTCTTGCTCCCGCGCTGGTGGCTCAATTTCGTTGGCGTTCCCCTCGGCGTGTCCGTCATCGATTGGTGCTTCTGCTTGATGGGAATGGTCGCCCTGCGCTACGCCCGCCGTCGTTCTGCACAGCAACCTTTGTGGCGGCGAAGGCAGCGTAACGAACCGCAAAAGCGGGTACTGCTCATCGGCGCGGGACAAGCGGGATCCCTGGTAGCGCAAGAAGTTCGGCAAAATCCCAGTCTCAATTTCAAAGTTGTGGGTTTTCTGGACGACGATCGCACCAAAGTCGGACGCACGGTAGAAGGGATTAAAGTTCTCGGTACGACCTCTCAACTGGTCGCGATCGCGCAGTACCATCAGGTCAAAGAAGTCCTGATCGCCATGCCTTCAGCCAGAGCAGAGCAAATTCGCCACATCGTCGCTCTGGCGCGCGGTACGTCCCTTGACCTTAAGATTATCCCCAGTCACGGCGAACTACTGCGCGATCGCTCCCTTGCCCCCCAAGCGCGGGAAATCCAAATTCAAGACATCCTCGGACGCGCCGAAATCCATCTTGACTTTGCCGAGCAGTTCGATACTCTCTTCTCCTCCGCCCAAGAACAAGTTGCCGGACGAACGATCCTCGTCACCGGCGCAGGAGGAACCATCGGCTCGGAAATCTGCCGCCAAATCGCCCGTTTAGCCCCGCAGCGCCTCTTGTTACTGGGTCGAGGGGAAAACAGTATCTTTCACGTCGAACGGAGCCTTAAACGCCAATTTCCGACGGTAGAGATGACACCCCTCATCGCTGATATCCGCCATCGCGATCGCATCGAATGGATTCTCAAAACCTGGCAACCTGATATTATCTTCCACGCTGCCGCCCACAAGCACGTCCCCTTGATGCAGCACAACCCGACGGAAGCGCTGGAAAATAACAGCCTCGCTTCCGCCCAACTCGCCGCACTCGCCCAACGCTACGGGGTTAAAAGTTTTGTGATGATTTCTACCGATAAGGCGGTCGATCCCCGTAACTTTATGGGAGCAAGCAAGCGCCTAGCAGAACTGCTGGTTAAGGCGCAGGCGCACCAGAGCAATACTCGCTTTTTGGTAGTACGATTCGGCAATGTTTTAGGGAGTCGCGGCAGCGTCGTTCCCATTTTCCAGGAACAAATCGCGCGGGGCGGTCCGGTGACGGTGACAGATCGAGAGATGACGCGCTATTTCATGACAGCACCGGAAGCCTCGCAGTTGGTGATTCAAAGCTTAGCTGTAGGGAAGTCGGGGCAAACATTGATCCTAGATATGGGGCAGCCGGTGAGAATTTACGACCTAGCAGAACAAGCGATCGAACTGGCAGGATTTGTTCCTCATGTCGATATTCCCATTGAGATTATTGGCTTGCGTCCCGGCGAAAAATTACACGAATCTTTGGTTTGCAAGGTGGAAACAGTGGAAATAACTCCGCATCCAAAAATTGTTGCTGTGGTGGGAGGAATTCCTGACTTTCAAGCAGCAGAACAAGCGATTTTAATGCTGCAAAACGCAACGCAAAACGTTAATGACTCGGAAGAATTATGGGCGATCGCGCAGCAGTGCCAAACGGCATTAGAATCATCAAATTGCTTGACTCGGATAAGTACGCGAGAGCAAAGAATAAGCTAA
- a CDS encoding FIST N-terminal domain-containing protein, with product MKWANAFSTRPSLEAAVNEVVETARESLACKPDLGIIFISAAFASEYPRLMPLLAEQLPEPILIGCGGGGAIGSGPVGAEAQEVERSPALSLTLARLPEVEITTFHLLEADLPDLDASPDRWAEAIGVFPEAQPKFILLADPFSSQINNLLQGIDYAYPGSVTIGGLASAGSSNLGMSLFSNNRHYQEGTIGVALSGKIVIETIVAQGCRPIGQPYRIIQGERNVLLQLQPDSERSATTAAQTPLEALQSIIQTLNPEDRQLAQHSLFIGLVRDEFKPDLDRGDFLIRNIIGIDPRLGAIAIGDRVRPGQRIQFHLRDARTSAEDLEMWLQKRQGDAAGALLFSCLGRGEGLYGKPNFESQLFDRYFKDVPLGGFFCNGEIGPVGESTFLHGYTSVFGICHEIGNYA from the coding sequence ATGAAGTGGGCCAACGCCTTTTCGACTCGTCCTTCCCTAGAAGCGGCAGTCAATGAGGTTGTCGAAACCGCCCGAGAATCGCTCGCTTGCAAGCCCGATTTAGGAATTATCTTTATTTCTGCCGCCTTTGCTAGCGAATATCCCAGACTAATGCCACTTTTAGCAGAACAACTCCCCGAACCGATTCTAATTGGCTGCGGCGGGGGCGGTGCGATCGGCAGCGGGCCAGTCGGAGCGGAAGCGCAGGAAGTGGAACGCTCGCCTGCACTGAGTTTGACCCTTGCCCGCCTGCCGGAAGTTGAAATTACGACCTTTCATCTGTTAGAAGCCGATCTGCCGGACTTGGATGCGTCGCCCGATCGCTGGGCGGAGGCAATTGGGGTATTTCCCGAAGCTCAACCTAAGTTTATTTTGCTAGCGGATCCGTTCAGTTCCCAAATTAACAATCTGTTGCAAGGGATCGATTATGCCTATCCCGGTTCGGTGACGATTGGGGGACTGGCGAGTGCGGGGAGTAGTAATCTCGGGATGAGCTTATTTAGTAACAATCGCCATTATCAGGAAGGGACGATTGGCGTAGCCCTGAGTGGCAAGATTGTCATCGAAACCATTGTCGCTCAAGGTTGCCGTCCCATCGGTCAGCCCTATCGCATTATCCAAGGGGAACGCAACGTGCTGTTGCAACTGCAACCGGATAGCGAGCGATCGGCGACAACGGCTGCACAAACGCCGTTAGAGGCTTTGCAAAGCATTATCCAGACTTTGAACCCAGAGGATAGACAACTCGCCCAACACTCGCTGTTTATCGGGTTAGTGCGCGATGAATTCAAGCCAGATTTAGATCGGGGCGATTTTTTAATTCGGAACATCATCGGGATCGATCCTCGGCTTGGTGCGATCGCGATCGGCGATCGCGTGCGCCCCGGACAGCGCATCCAGTTCCACCTGCGCGACGCTCGTACCTCAGCCGAAGACTTAGAAATGTGGCTGCAAAAGCGTCAGGGCGATGCAGCGGGCGCGCTGCTCTTCTCCTGTTTGGGACGCGGCGAGGGACTTTACGGAAAGCCCAACTTTGAATCTCAACTCTTCGATCGCTATTTTAAAGACGTTCCTTTAGGCGGCTTTTTCTGCAACGGCGAAATCGGCCCGGTGGGTGAAAGTACGTTCTTGCACGGCTATACTTCGGTGTTTGGGATTTGCCACGAGATTGGGAATTACGCTTAG
- the crtR gene encoding beta-carotene hydroxylase translates to MSEAKMPLTVPREFLQPPGGLNPTLLMLVASIVLLTISTYGYWLWGWHHWCSFWMNVLALHLAGSVIHDASHNAAHRNKIVNAILGHGSALILGFAFPVFTRVHLQHHANVNDPENDPDHFVSTGGPLWLIAPRFFYHEIFFFKRRLWRKYELLEWFLSRLFLVVLVYCSLQYGFYNYLINYWLSAALVVGIALGLFFDYLPHRPFQERNRWKNARVYASPILNIAIFGQNYHLIHHLWPSIPWYKYQAAYRATKPLLESKGSHLSLGIFQGKDFWIFLYDVFLGIRFHPRKPKNNPSDS, encoded by the coding sequence ATGTCGGAGGCAAAAATGCCGCTGACAGTCCCTAGAGAGTTTTTACAACCCCCGGGCGGTCTAAATCCAACGTTATTGATGCTAGTCGCTTCCATCGTCCTTTTGACGATTTCGACGTACGGCTACTGGCTGTGGGGTTGGCATCATTGGTGCAGTTTCTGGATGAACGTGCTGGCGCTTCACCTCGCTGGCTCTGTCATTCACGATGCTTCGCACAACGCAGCACATCGCAACAAAATTGTCAATGCGATTTTGGGACACGGCAGCGCACTAATTTTAGGGTTTGCATTCCCCGTATTTACGCGAGTTCACCTCCAGCATCACGCTAACGTTAACGATCCGGAGAACGATCCCGATCATTTTGTTTCCACTGGCGGTCCGTTATGGTTGATTGCACCCCGCTTCTTCTATCACGAAATTTTTTTCTTTAAGCGGCGTTTGTGGAGAAAATACGAGTTGCTCGAATGGTTTCTCAGCCGTTTGTTTTTAGTCGTTTTGGTTTATTGTTCGCTCCAGTACGGCTTTTATAATTACTTAATTAACTATTGGCTGTCAGCGGCGTTAGTTGTAGGGATAGCGTTAGGGTTGTTTTTTGATTATCTCCCTCACCGTCCTTTTCAAGAACGAAATCGCTGGAAAAACGCGCGAGTCTATGCCAGTCCGATTTTAAATATTGCCATTTTTGGTCAAAATTATCACTTGATCCATCACCTGTGGCCTTCTATTCCTTGGTACAAATATCAAGCGGCTTATCGGGCTACTAAACCGCTGTTAGAATCAAAAGGTAGCCATTTATCGCTAGGAATATTTCAAGGAAAAGATTTTTGGATTTTTCTTTATGATGTTTTTTTAGGCATTCGCTTTCACCCTAGGAAACCCAAAAATAATCCCTCAGATTCTTAG
- a CDS encoding alpha/beta hydrolase gives MTYLSFLKPRKSNPNAPLFVYLPGMDSTGQLLHAQIGSLESCFDVRCAAIPAENLQDWDALQRQVTNAIEAERGQRQVVLCGESFGGCLAMKVAIAQPEAIDTLILSNPASSFSRYPLYHWAIPLVESFPEPLYRGTAGILLPFLAETRRVEPKNSSALLAAMQSLPPKTVSWRLSLLRDFQIDRKQLQRFNKPVVLIAGAADRLLPSVQEAKRLAGLFPDARICILPDSGHACLLEKEIKLDRILKRYGTLPQNLSSEESSFSSTPAA, from the coding sequence ATGACTTATCTTTCCTTTTTGAAGCCGAGAAAAAGCAATCCCAACGCTCCTCTCTTCGTTTACCTGCCGGGAATGGACAGCACCGGGCAGTTATTGCACGCCCAGATTGGGAGTTTGGAATCCTGCTTTGACGTGCGTTGCGCTGCGATCCCCGCTGAAAATTTGCAAGACTGGGATGCCCTACAGAGGCAGGTGACGAATGCGATCGAAGCCGAACGGGGGCAAAGACAAGTTGTTTTATGCGGCGAGTCGTTTGGGGGGTGCTTGGCGATGAAAGTCGCGATCGCGCAACCCGAAGCCATTGATACTCTAATTCTAAGCAATCCCGCTTCGTCGTTTAGCCGCTATCCCCTCTACCATTGGGCGATTCCTTTGGTTGAATCCTTTCCGGAACCCCTGTATCGCGGAACAGCCGGAATCCTACTCCCCTTTTTAGCAGAGACGCGGCGAGTCGAACCTAAAAATAGCTCGGCGCTGCTAGCGGCAATGCAGTCGCTTCCCCCTAAAACCGTCAGTTGGCGTTTATCCCTATTGCGCGACTTTCAGATCGATCGCAAACAACTCCAGCGCTTTAACAAACCCGTCGTTTTAATTGCAGGAGCCGCCGATCGCTTATTACCTTCGGTCCAAGAAGCAAAGCGTTTAGCCGGACTGTTCCCCGATGCTCGGATTTGTATCCTACCCGACAGCGGTCATGCTTGCCTGCTCGAAAAGGAGATTAAACTCGATCGCATTCTCAAGCGCTACGGCACGCTCCCGCAGAACCTCTCATCTGAAGAATCATCTTTCTCTTCTACCCCAGCAGCTTAA
- the metG gene encoding methionine--tRNA ligase, giving the protein MNASHQPPETFALTTPLYYVNDVPHIGSAYTTIAADAIARFKRLQGLSVLFITGTDEHGQKIQRTAEANQLAPQEHCDRVVARFAELWNLLEIQYDRFSRTTADNHKRIVKEFFMRVWERGDIYLAQQQGWYCVACEEFKEKRELTETGNCQIHTNQKAEWRDEQNYFFKLSNYQQQLEDLYRDRPSFIQPESRRNEVLKFVRQGLQDFSISRIDLDWGFPVPTDPQHTIYVWFDALLGYVTALLEPDAEPTLENALSQGWPINLHLIGKDILRFHAVYWPAMLLSAGISPPEKVFGHGFLTKDGRKMGKTLGNTVDPFELVKRYGSDAVRYYFLKEIELGQDGDYNEVRFVNILNADLADSFGNLLNRTLGMAKKYCRGQVPERSGSEISENCILKSLGLGLGERVSQAYDSLAFRQACEEIFILIRGCNKYIDEQAPWSLYKQKKQAEVEEILYSVLESVRLSAYLLAPIVPNLSNAVYQQLGFGIDFNNKNLVNSRELFQNHSQWGILPPGQALGQSRPIFPQLELPASS; this is encoded by the coding sequence ATGAACGCCTCTCATCAACCCCCGGAAACGTTTGCGCTGACGACTCCTTTGTATTATGTCAATGATGTTCCCCATATCGGGAGCGCTTATACGACAATAGCAGCCGACGCGATCGCGCGCTTCAAACGCCTCCAAGGGCTATCTGTCCTCTTCATTACCGGGACTGACGAACACGGGCAAAAGATTCAACGCACTGCCGAAGCGAACCAATTAGCACCGCAAGAACATTGCGATCGCGTTGTTGCACGCTTTGCAGAACTTTGGAATTTGCTCGAAATTCAGTACGATCGCTTCAGCCGCACCACCGCCGATAACCACAAACGCATCGTCAAAGAATTTTTTATGCGCGTTTGGGAGCGCGGCGACATTTATCTAGCTCAACAACAAGGCTGGTACTGCGTCGCCTGCGAAGAATTTAAAGAAAAGCGGGAACTCACAGAGACGGGGAACTGCCAAATCCACACCAACCAAAAAGCTGAATGGCGCGACGAACAAAATTACTTTTTCAAACTCTCCAATTACCAACAACAACTAGAAGACCTCTATCGCGATCGCCCCAGCTTTATTCAACCGGAATCGCGTCGCAATGAAGTGTTAAAATTCGTCCGCCAAGGACTGCAAGATTTCTCTATTTCTCGTATCGATCTCGATTGGGGCTTCCCTGTTCCGACCGATCCCCAACATACTATTTATGTTTGGTTCGACGCACTTTTAGGATATGTCACCGCCCTCCTGGAACCCGATGCCGAACCGACCTTAGAGAACGCTTTATCTCAAGGGTGGCCGATAAATTTACATCTCATTGGCAAAGATATTTTGCGGTTTCATGCGGTCTATTGGCCTGCCATGTTACTCTCAGCAGGGATTTCCCCCCCTGAAAAAGTTTTCGGTCACGGTTTTCTAACTAAAGATGGCCGTAAAATGGGAAAAACGCTGGGAAACACCGTCGATCCCTTCGAGCTAGTCAAGCGCTATGGCTCGGATGCAGTTCGTTATTATTTCCTTAAGGAAATCGAGCTAGGGCAAGACGGCGACTACAATGAAGTTCGATTTGTTAATATTTTGAATGCGGACTTAGCCGATAGCTTTGGTAATTTACTCAATCGAACCCTCGGTATGGCAAAAAAATATTGTCGCGGGCAAGTACCAGAGCGATCGGGAAGTGAAATTTCGGAAAATTGCATACTTAAATCTCTGGGTTTAGGATTGGGAGAGCGAGTTTCACAAGCTTACGACTCGCTGGCGTTCAGACAGGCGTGTGAAGAAATCTTTATTTTGATTCGAGGGTGCAATAAATACATTGACGAGCAAGCGCCTTGGAGCCTCTATAAGCAAAAAAAACAAGCCGAGGTCGAAGAGATATTGTATTCTGTTTTAGAATCAGTTAGATTATCAGCGTATCTTCTGGCACCGATTGTTCCCAACCTTAGCAATGCGGTTTACCAGCAACTCGGCTTCGGGATTGACTTTAACAATAAAAATCTAGTTAATAGTAGAGAACTTTTTCAGAATCACAGTCAATGGGGCATCTTACCGCCAGGGCAAGCGCTCGGTCAATCTCGTCCGATTTTTCCCCAACTGGAACTTCCCGCTTCGAGTTGA
- a CDS encoding NYN domain-containing protein — MLEESFSDDPVFPPEQVLENRGRVAIFIDGSNLFYAALQLGLEIDYTKLLYRLTSGSRLLRAFFYTGVDRTNEKQQGFLLWMRRNGYRVIAKDLVQLPDGSKKANLDVEIAVDMMALVGAYDTAVLVSGDGDLAYAVDAVSYRGARVEVVSLRSMTSDSLINVADRYIDLDQIKEDIQKHPKHSAHSPHYRTFPGIRILNEENQR, encoded by the coding sequence ATGCTAGAAGAAAGTTTTAGCGACGACCCGGTTTTTCCGCCGGAACAAGTCTTGGAGAACCGAGGTCGAGTCGCAATTTTTATTGACGGCTCGAATCTCTTTTATGCAGCTTTACAACTCGGACTAGAAATCGATTACACGAAACTTCTGTATCGCCTGACCTCGGGATCGCGGCTTTTGCGAGCCTTCTTTTACACGGGAGTCGATCGCACCAACGAAAAGCAGCAAGGCTTTCTATTGTGGATGCGGCGCAACGGCTATCGCGTCATTGCTAAAGACTTGGTTCAACTCCCCGATGGCTCGAAAAAAGCGAATTTGGATGTCGAAATTGCGGTCGATATGATGGCTTTAGTGGGCGCTTACGATACGGCAGTTCTCGTCAGCGGCGACGGCGATCTCGCTTACGCTGTCGATGCGGTCAGTTATCGCGGGGCGCGGGTGGAAGTGGTAAGCTTGCGCTCGATGACGAGCGACAGCTTGATTAATGTGGCGGATCGCTATATCGACTTGGATCAAATCAAGGAAGATATTCAAAAACACCCAAAGCATAGCGCCCATAGTCCTCACTACCGAACCTTCCCCGGCATCCGAATTTTAAATGAAGAGAACCAGCGATAA
- the lptC gene encoding LPS export ABC transporter periplasmic protein LptC — protein MLKDIKGMRLASGALGCMLLGLSVGFLGCQRAPQSQQQAAVSSPASPVEEGLTAENVTLEQKDKNGQPLWKLEAAKTKYSKERKYVYLEGVKGNLYQDGKIVLQVRSRLGELEENGKKVLLKDQIVAIDPRNQAVMKADEFEWRPEEDVAIARKNLTGSNGNINASATEGRYQSRSQRLELLGQAKAIAKDPALQLQAERLLWEIPTKVVSSDRPIAVDRYQGKNVSDRLVAKKGQINLATQIATVEGNVELKSLEPKMQIASNSASWNLKNRTVQTNQPTRVLHHQAGFTATGNQGFIDIERQLVRLQGGTQAINLRKKANLYANQLIWQIPQKLLFAEGNVIYDQADPPLHLEGPKATGNLDTQQIEVAGNTGGQVVTEIAP, from the coding sequence ATGCTGAAGGATATCAAAGGAATGAGGTTAGCGAGCGGCGCGCTGGGCTGTATGCTGTTGGGGTTGAGCGTTGGATTTTTGGGATGCCAGCGCGCTCCCCAATCGCAGCAGCAAGCAGCAGTCTCTTCGCCCGCTTCTCCCGTCGAAGAAGGGTTAACTGCTGAAAATGTAACGCTGGAGCAGAAGGATAAGAACGGTCAACCGCTCTGGAAATTAGAGGCGGCAAAAACAAAATATTCCAAAGAGCGCAAATACGTCTATCTCGAAGGGGTGAAGGGAAACCTGTATCAAGATGGCAAAATCGTGTTGCAGGTGCGATCGCGGCTGGGCGAATTAGAAGAAAACGGCAAAAAAGTGCTGCTCAAAGACCAAATTGTGGCGATCGATCCTCGCAATCAGGCGGTTATGAAAGCAGATGAGTTCGAGTGGCGGCCCGAGGAAGATGTCGCGATCGCGCGTAAAAATTTGACCGGTAGTAACGGTAATATTAATGCTTCTGCCACAGAAGGACGCTACCAAAGCCGTTCTCAGCGTTTAGAACTGCTCGGACAAGCCAAAGCGATCGCCAAAGATCCCGCCTTGCAATTGCAAGCCGAACGGCTACTCTGGGAAATTCCAACTAAAGTCGTCAGCAGCGATCGCCCGATTGCCGTCGATCGCTATCAAGGCAAAAATGTTAGCGATCGCCTCGTTGCGAAAAAAGGGCAAATCAACCTCGCCACGCAAATTGCAACCGTTGAGGGTAACGTCGAGCTAAAATCCCTCGAACCCAAAATGCAAATTGCTTCCAACAGCGCCAGTTGGAACCTCAAAAATCGTACCGTCCAAACCAACCAACCGACGCGCGTTCTTCACCACCAAGCCGGATTTACGGCTACCGGGAATCAAGGCTTCATCGACATCGAACGCCAACTCGTGCGCTTGCAAGGCGGCACGCAAGCGATTAATCTCCGCAAAAAAGCCAATCTTTACGCCAACCAACTGATCTGGCAAATTCCGCAAAAACTTCTGTTTGCAGAAGGCAATGTTATTTACGATCAAGCCGATCCCCCGTTGCATTTAGAAGGTCCTAAAGCGACGGGAAATCTCGACACCCAGCAGATTGAAGTCGCGGGAAATACCGGCGGTCAAGTCGTTACCGAAATTGCTCCTTAA
- a CDS encoding tetratricopeptide repeat protein: protein MGYAIEVDRDSYSTEVLEKSYKTPVLVDFYATWCGPCQLLKPILEKLVQEYDFILAKVDIDREPDLAGQYGVEGVPDVRVVTQGETIPGFVGALSEGQLREFLGRLNLKSSLELGLEEANAAIASKYPQRAKEIFDDLFARYPDNTRVILAAAQFLLRVNLLDAAEQMLSTIGADKGEDYARAQSLKTLIQFQQIVQQPTESELDRAFAEAARLTLAEDYEGALQAFLAIVQESRKYRDDGARKAMLSIFNLLGSNHLLTRKYQQELTFALY, encoded by the coding sequence ATGGGCTATGCAATCGAAGTCGATCGCGACAGCTACAGCACAGAAGTTCTGGAAAAGTCCTACAAAACGCCAGTCTTAGTCGATTTTTACGCGACTTGGTGCGGTCCTTGCCAGCTTTTAAAGCCAATTTTAGAAAAATTAGTGCAAGAGTACGATTTTATCCTCGCTAAGGTTGATATCGATCGCGAACCGGACTTGGCGGGACAATACGGAGTTGAAGGCGTACCTGACGTGCGCGTTGTTACCCAAGGAGAAACGATTCCGGGGTTTGTGGGCGCGCTTTCGGAAGGGCAGTTGCGGGAGTTTTTGGGACGGCTGAATTTAAAGTCGTCGTTGGAGTTGGGTTTGGAGGAAGCTAACGCTGCGATCGCCTCCAAATATCCTCAACGGGCGAAAGAAATTTTCGATGATTTATTCGCTCGCTATCCCGATAATACTCGCGTTATTTTAGCGGCAGCGCAGTTTTTGCTGCGCGTCAATCTCTTAGATGCAGCAGAACAGATGCTCTCTACTATTGGCGCGGATAAGGGCGAGGATTACGCCCGCGCCCAGTCGCTAAAAACCTTGATTCAATTCCAACAAATCGTACAGCAGCCCACCGAAAGCGAACTCGATCGCGCCTTTGCAGAAGCGGCACGTTTGACGCTGGCGGAGGATTACGAGGGAGCGTTGCAAGCGTTTCTTGCGATCGTGCAAGAAAGCCGCAAATATCGGGATGATGGGGCGCGGAAGGCGATGTTATCGATTTTTAATTTGTTGGGGAGCAATCACCTGTTAACTCGCAAGTACCAGCAGGAGTTAACGTTTGCGCTTTATTAA
- a CDS encoding Uma2 family endonuclease, with product MTLSLDREILYPDSDGRPMADNTKQYRWIVLIKENLELLFADNPEIFVAGDLLWYAVEGSPEIRLAPDVMVIFGRPKGDRGSYQQWKEDNIAPQVVFEILSPGNRLKEMVKKLRFYEDYGVEEYYIYDPDSNELDGMLRQQGELNFIEEIDGFTSPRLGIRFVLTPETLLIYRPDGRKFLTTLELEQRAEQERQRAEQEHQRAEQEHQRAERLAAQLRALGIEPEI from the coding sequence ATGACTCTCTCCCTCGATCGCGAAATTCTCTACCCCGACAGCGACGGCCGACCAATGGCAGATAATACGAAACAATATCGCTGGATTGTCTTAATTAAAGAAAATCTCGAACTGCTCTTCGCCGACAATCCCGAAATTTTTGTGGCGGGCGACTTACTTTGGTACGCAGTCGAAGGTTCCCCCGAAATTCGCCTCGCTCCCGATGTAATGGTTATCTTCGGAAGACCTAAAGGCGATCGCGGTTCGTATCAACAGTGGAAAGAAGACAACATTGCACCGCAAGTCGTCTTTGAAATTCTTTCTCCCGGAAATCGTCTCAAAGAGATGGTGAAAAAGCTCCGATTTTACGAGGACTATGGGGTAGAAGAATATTACATCTACGACCCCGATTCTAACGAACTCGATGGAATGCTGCGCCAACAAGGGGAGTTGAATTTCATTGAAGAAATAGACGGATTTACGAGTCCGAGGTTGGGAATTCGCTTTGTTTTGACTCCGGAAACGCTCTTAATTTATCGTCCCGACGGGCGGAAGTTTTTAACGACTCTCGAACTCGAACAGCGTGCCGAACAAGAACGCCAACGCGCCGAACAAGAACACCAGCGCGCCGAACAAGAACACCAGCGCGCCGAACGATTAGCGGCTCAACTCAGAGCATTAGGAATTGAGCCTGAAATTTGA